CACGGGGAAGTGACCGAGAACGTCATCGATGGAGACGCCTGAGCGGCGGTGTCGCCGGAGGCGGAGATTCTCCGCGACGGTCAACCGGTAGAACAATCCGCGCCCTTCGGGCACGAGAGCGAGTCCGCGGCGTGCCACGACGTGGGCGGCCGCGGGGGCCGGTTTGCTACCGACGTGCACGGCACCGCCCAGTTTCGGCAGGGCACCGGCGATGGTCAGCAGGCTGGTCGTCTTGCCGGCTCCGTTGGCTCCCAGGAGACACACGACCTCTCCCGCCGCGACGGTCAGGTTGAGGTCGCGGACGACGGGCAGCTTCCCGTAGCCACAGGTGAGATCTTGGGTTTCGATGAGTGCAGTCATGATCCCACCTCTTCCTTTCCGACGGGGGCGTCGTCTGCCTCTTCTGTCGTCTCGAATGACTGGTTGCCCAGGTAGGACTTGAGGACGAGTGGATCGGTGCGCACCGCTTCAGGGGTGCCGGTAGCGATCTGCTTGCCGAATTCGATGACGTAGACGCGGTCGCAGACGCTCATCACCAAGTGCATGTCGTGGTCGATGAGCAGGCAGCCGACACCGGTGGCCGCGATCCGCCGCAACTGGTCGCCGAAGGCGAGGCTCTCGGTACTGTCCAAGCCGGCGGCCGGCTCGTCCAGCAGCAGCACCTGCGGTTCCATGGCCAGTGCCCGCGCCATGCCCACCGCCTTCTGCCTGCCGAGCGGCAATTCGGAAGGTTTGCGATCTGCGACGTCGGTCAGCGACATGAGGGCCAGAGCCCGCTCGACCGGAGCAGACGCCGGGGTGGTGGGCCGCACGCTGTCGCGGAGCATGCCCAGGGCTTCGTTGCCCGTCTCATTGGCGACGCGCACGTTGTCGCCGACTGTGAGGTCCTCGAAGAGTTCACTGGCCTGCCATGTCCTGACCAGGCCACGTCGCGCGCGTTCGTGCGCCGGCTGCTGGTCGAGGCGGTCCCCTGCCAGGTCCACCTCTCCAGAGCTGCGGGTGAATCCCGTCAGGGCGTCGACGAAGCTCGTCTTGCCGGCGCCGTTGGGACCGATGAGACCGACGATCTCACCGGCACGCACCTCGATGTGCACGTCGGACACTGCTTCGACACCGCCGTACCTGACCGTGACACCCCGAGCGGAGAGCGATACGTCTCCGATCTGCCGGGGGGTCTCCGCCATGGCCGGGCTGCTGTCGGACTCGACGGACTGTGCCATGGGCTTCGCCGGGGACTTGTGAGGCGCCAGACGGGCCCGTGCCTTCTCGTAGTCCGACCGGGTCTTGCCCGCGATGCCGATCGGGTTGAACAGGACCGTGAGGATGAGCGAAATGCCCGTGATCAGCATGTAGTAGCTGCCCAGGTGGAGATTGCGGTCCATGAACACATAGACGATGCCGAGGCTCGCCGACACCCCGGCGAGGGCGGCGCCACTGACGCTGGTGATACCCGACAGGTACGCCACTGCGAGAAACGAAAGACCGATGAACACCCCGAAGGAATCCGCCGACAGCTGACCACGGCTGTAGCCGATGAGGCCGCCGCCCAGGCCCGCCAAGAAAGAGGAGGCCGCGAACGCTGCGAGCTTGACTCTCGGAACATTGATGCCGATGGCTGCGGCGGCTCGCTCGTTCGACCGGATCGCCAGCATTGTCCTGCCGGTGCCTGCCCGCATGAGATTACCGACGCAGATGGACGCCACCACCACGATGACGAGGACCATGACACCGAAGGGCAGCCGCGCGATGTCCTGGCCACCGCGCACCGAGAGGTTCCACCCGAAGAGAACCGGGTCGGGAATGAGGTTCGCCGTCGCCGAGACGATCTTCGGGTTGGCCAGCACGAAGTCCTGGAGCGTGAGCGCGGCCGCCAGCGTCACCACGGCAAGTTGGGCACCGCGGATGCGCAGCGCCGGGATGCCGACGAAGACTCCCGCGACGGCCGCGAGAGCCGCCGCGATGAACAGCGACAAGGGGAACGGCACCGAGTCACCGAGCTTGGACAGGACGATGCCGGCGACTCCTGCGAATGCCGCCTGTGCGAGAGAGATCTGACCGAGCAGTCCGGTCAGCAGCACCAGGGAGAGTGCTATCAGTGACACGGCCAGGCTGGTGATGACACCGAAACGGTAGGTACCGGACGTCAGGGCGAGGGCGGCAAGTCCGACGGCCGACCACACCGCCACCATATGAGGACGGTTGCGTGGGACCAGCACGGCCGGAAGCGAGGACCTGACGTCGTCTCCACGGGTGGGAATCGCGCGGCCCAGCACGAAGAGGGCTACCACGATCACCAGGAAGGGCACCACGTTGGTGAGCCCCTGCTTGGCCCACTCCGGCCACCAGTCCTTGGTCTGGCTGAGGTACTGGAGAATGGACTGGACCACACCGAGCGTCAAGGCTCCGACGAGGCCGACCGTGAGCGAGCTCAACCGGGCGACGAGCGCACCTGCCAGCGCAGGGACCACCAGCAGCGGCATGGTCGAGGGGGAAAGGGTTCCCGTGGCGGGTCCGGCCAGCACCAGGATCAGGGCGGTGAACATGGAGGAGACCGTCCAGGTGACCAGACCGGTGACCGTGGGCGACAGCCTGGCGAACCCGGCCGCCCGCTCGTTCTCCGCGGAGGCCTGGATGGCCAGACCCATCCGGGACTTGCGGAACCAGAGGGCCAGCCCGACCGACAGCGCCACGGCGATGCCGACGAGCCAGAGCCGGTCCTTGGCGACGTTGACGCCGGCCATTTCCACTGCGCCCTGTGGGAGGGTTACCGATCGCAGCAGCGGAACCGTCCCGTACTTGAGCCCTACGACGGCCTGCAGTGTGAGCAGGATCCCGACGGCGGCGACCACCTTCGCCAGGGGAGGTGCTTTGCGCAGCGGCCTGGAGACCGCCAACTCGGTCAAGGCACCCAGGAGTCCGGCAACCGCCACCGCGATCGCGACGGCCAGCCAGGTGGGCGTATCCCCGACGTCGAACGAAGGAAGCCATGGCACCGGCAGTGTCAGTCTTCCTTGCTGCAGCTCCTCGTAGACGTACATGGGTACCGCGGCCATCGCCGCGGCCGCGAAGTTGATCATGCCTGTGCCCTGGTACGTCAGAACGACCCCGAGCGTCAGAGCGGCATACACCGCTCCGACACCCAGGCCGAGCACGAGGAAGAGGAGGATTTCGCTCACTGTGTGGCTCTCGCCTTCTCGCTCGAAGGACCTGTCCCGTTACGGCAGGACCGCGGACATGTCGACAGGCTGGTCAGGCAGCGGCTCCAGCACGCGGTCCTTGCCCGGGGTGGCGTAGACGTTCCCGAAGCCGCAGGCGGTCGTGCCGGGCCATGTCGCCGCGGAGCAGTCCCATCCGTTGAGGCGGAAGGGTTCCCGTTCGCCCTTCCACGTCCTCAGCCCGCTGTGAACGGCCTGGGCCGTCAGCGGGCTGGTCTTGGCACCGACGTCGCGAAGCAGCTGACCGGCCATGAGCGCGGTGTAGAAGCCGGTCTGGCGCTGGGTCACGCTGCCCTTCTTCGGCAAATTCGAGGTGTACGCCTCGAAGATGTCGAGGTCCTTCTTCACCTTGGCCGGAGGGTCGGCGAATTCGGGAAGGTAGTACGGGGCACTGAACAGGACCTTCTGGAGTACGCCCGGGTCGAGCTGCGGGATGATCTCCGTGTTCGCCCCGGCGGTGATGTAGCCGCTGAAGCCCGCCGACCGGAACGCGGGCACGGCGGCCAGGCCTTCGGCGGCGACATAGGTGCTGATCGCATCCGGTCCCCAGGCGAGGACCGTCGCCGACTGAACCGTCCAGTCGGACTGGGCCGGAACGTAGAACACCTTCGTCGTGAGCTTCAGCTTGGTCGCAGCAGGCTCGATGACCGAGCGGTAGGTGTCGTGACTCGCCGGGTTGTCCACCAGGACGACGGCGACTTTCGAGGCGCCGAGCCTTTGCAGCTGGACGAGGTTGGCCGCGTAGCCCTCCTGAGCCGACCCCTGCATGAAGTAGGCGTCACCAACGGCTGAGTTCATGCCCGGGGTCAGGGGGAAGTTGCCCAGTTCCGCAACGCCGGCGGACTTCAACACGGGAATCATGGCGTCGGCGCCGAAATCGGCGCCCTGCACTGCCAGCACGGCCTTCTGCTCGACGAACTGGTTGGCGCAGTTCACCGACGCCTCGGGCGTGCCGTCGGTCTTGCAGTTGATTGTCTTGAGCGGATGGCCGTCGATGCCACCCAGTTGCTCGTTGATGTACTTCACGCCGGCCTCGAAGCCGAGACGTACATCGGCGAGCGAGATGGCACCGCCCTCGAGATTGTGAAAGCCGATCGTGACCGGGGTCTTCGATTTGTCCGCGGCCTTGCCGCCTGTCAATGCCGCCTTCTGGGACGCCGAAGCGGATGAATCCGACTCACTGCCGGAGTCACTGCTTCCACAGGCGGTACTCACAGCGAGCAGGGCGGCGAGAACGAATCCCCCCGCGAGCTTGGATGTTCTCACTGTGTCACCTCTCGGTTGCGCAGGCGGTCCCGCCACCTGCTCCAGCTGCGGGTGCGATTGACATCACCCGCCGGGTGGAGCGGCACGATACATGAGATATCGTACGTCGCAATAGAGTCGAGCGGAGGATTCATGAAGACGCTTCGTGTAGCTCGTGATGGCCGGGGCTGCCCCCGGATCGAGTCCCTGTCCCTGCCGTTCGTCACTCCAGGTCCCACCGCTACCGACGCTGACCGTGAACTGGCTTCTGGACCCGGCAGCATGTCCGCTGTGCGGCAGGTGCGC
Above is a window of Streptomyces sp. SAI-135 DNA encoding:
- a CDS encoding branched-chain amino acid ABC transporter permease/ATP-binding protein, with product MSEILLFLVLGLGVGAVYAALTLGVVLTYQGTGMINFAAAAMAAVPMYVYEELQQGRLTLPVPWLPSFDVGDTPTWLAVAIAVAVAGLLGALTELAVSRPLRKAPPLAKVVAAVGILLTLQAVVGLKYGTVPLLRSVTLPQGAVEMAGVNVAKDRLWLVGIAVALSVGLALWFRKSRMGLAIQASAENERAAGFARLSPTVTGLVTWTVSSMFTALILVLAGPATGTLSPSTMPLLVVPALAGALVARLSSLTVGLVGALTLGVVQSILQYLSQTKDWWPEWAKQGLTNVVPFLVIVVALFVLGRAIPTRGDDVRSSLPAVLVPRNRPHMVAVWSAVGLAALALTSGTYRFGVITSLAVSLIALSLVLLTGLLGQISLAQAAFAGVAGIVLSKLGDSVPFPLSLFIAAALAAVAGVFVGIPALRIRGAQLAVVTLAAALTLQDFVLANPKIVSATANLIPDPVLFGWNLSVRGGQDIARLPFGVMVLVIVVVASICVGNLMRAGTGRTMLAIRSNERAAAAIGINVPRVKLAAFAASSFLAGLGGGLIGYSRGQLSADSFGVFIGLSFLAVAYLSGITSVSGAALAGVSASLGIVYVFMDRNLHLGSYYMLITGISLILTVLFNPIGIAGKTRSDYEKARARLAPHKSPAKPMAQSVESDSSPAMAETPRQIGDVSLSARGVTVRYGGVEAVSDVHIEVRAGEIVGLIGPNGAGKTSFVDALTGFTRSSGEVDLAGDRLDQQPAHERARRGLVRTWQASELFEDLTVGDNVRVANETGNEALGMLRDSVRPTTPASAPVERALALMSLTDVADRKPSELPLGRQKAVGMARALAMEPQVLLLDEPAAGLDSTESLAFGDQLRRIAATGVGCLLIDHDMHLVMSVCDRVYVIEFGKQIATGTPEAVRTDPLVLKSYLGNQSFETTEEADDAPVGKEEVGS
- a CDS encoding ABC transporter substrate-binding protein, with protein sequence MAGPPAQPRGDTVRTSKLAGGFVLAALLAVSTACGSSDSGSESDSSASASQKAALTGGKAADKSKTPVTIGFHNLEGGAISLADVRLGFEAGVKYINEQLGGIDGHPLKTINCKTDGTPEASVNCANQFVEQKAVLAVQGADFGADAMIPVLKSAGVAELGNFPLTPGMNSAVGDAYFMQGSAQEGYAANLVQLQRLGASKVAVVLVDNPASHDTYRSVIEPAATKLKLTTKVFYVPAQSDWTVQSATVLAWGPDAISTYVAAEGLAAVPAFRSAGFSGYITAGANTEIIPQLDPGVLQKVLFSAPYYLPEFADPPAKVKKDLDIFEAYTSNLPKKGSVTQRQTGFYTALMAGQLLRDVGAKTSPLTAQAVHSGLRTWKGEREPFRLNGWDCSAATWPGTTACGFGNVYATPGKDRVLEPLPDQPVDMSAVLP